The following coding sequences lie in one Candidatus Neptunochlamydia sp. REUL1 genomic window:
- a CDS encoding nucleotide triphosphate diphosphatase NUDT15, producing the protein MAKRPHVGLAAVAVREGEILLGKRKGVIGDATWAPPGGHLEYGESVEECASRELLEETGLVAKTLIRGPYTNNLIAPKNQHYITLFVLISEFEGEVECREPQKCLGWEWFPLEALPAPLITSFDSFIQEHSSFLL; encoded by the coding sequence ATAGCTAAACGCCCACATGTGGGTCTGGCAGCTGTTGCGGTCCGAGAGGGAGAAATTCTTCTTGGAAAGCGCAAGGGTGTAATTGGTGATGCCACCTGGGCTCCTCCAGGTGGACATCTCGAGTATGGGGAGTCGGTTGAGGAGTGTGCATCGCGTGAACTTTTGGAGGAAACGGGGCTCGTCGCAAAGACTTTGATCCGCGGTCCTTACACAAACAATCTTATTGCTCCCAAAAATCAACATTATATTACTCTCTTTGTTCTCATTTCTGAATTTGAGGGAGAAGTTGAATGTCGAGAACCTCAAAAGTGTTTAGGGTGGGAATGGTTTCCCCTCGAGGCACTTCCAGCTCCACTAATTACTTCTTTTGATTCTTTTATTCAGGAGCATTCTTCCTTTCTTTTGTAA
- a CDS encoding biotin transporter BioY: MKVFIESKPAFSEKAKSRVWTAAQVLVGGLFLAACAQVSIPLYPIPMTMQTLGVFTLATMQGGRIASYSALLYLALISLGLPVLSGGASNAMWFTLPSAGYLLAFPIAAFVIGKLISVKEKPNSLWVLFSVLVGQVIIYTLGVGVLTRLLSVKESLMAGLVPFLPLAGVKLLLASTLGGLWLRWKKK; the protein is encoded by the coding sequence ATGAAAGTTTTTATTGAATCAAAGCCGGCTTTTTCGGAAAAAGCTAAGTCTAGGGTTTGGACAGCAGCACAGGTGTTAGTCGGAGGCTTATTCCTCGCGGCTTGTGCTCAAGTTTCAATTCCTCTTTATCCTATTCCAATGACGATGCAAACCCTAGGAGTCTTCACGCTTGCAACGATGCAAGGTGGAAGAATTGCTTCCTATTCTGCTCTTCTATATCTTGCGCTGATTTCTCTTGGACTTCCAGTGCTTTCTGGAGGAGCTTCTAACGCAATGTGGTTTACACTCCCATCGGCAGGATACCTTTTGGCGTTCCCAATTGCTGCATTTGTAATAGGGAAACTGATCTCTGTAAAGGAAAAGCCAAATTCTCTTTGGGTTCTTTTCAGCGTTTTAGTTGGTCAGGTGATTATCTACACCCTAGGGGTGGGAGTTTTGACGCGCTTGCTTTCAGTTAAAGAAAGCTTAATGGCGGGTCTTGTTCCTTTTCTTCCTCTAGCGGGAGTGAAGCTTCTGTTGGCTTCAACTTTAGGTGGTCTTTGGCTTCGCTGGAAGAAGAAATAG